Proteins encoded by one window of Vidua chalybeata isolate OUT-0048 chromosome 8, bVidCha1 merged haplotype, whole genome shotgun sequence:
- the PRAP1 gene encoding proline-rich acidic protein 1, with product MGLCSVTVLLGMALFLLAPGSTQALSSSWWKDLATEQDLAEESILGVGAPEEGEPGIKVFSSSAWAQRGSPQLQTRPEEDGDHLYHAQDDASDRVPFWMPAPKVQNGPEEDRDHLYHPQDDAREADAREANARVPFWMPAPEVQNGPEEDLDYIHHG from the exons ATGGGGCTCTGCAGTGTGACCGTCTTGCTGGGCATGGCCCTCTTCCTGCTGGCACCTGGCAGCACCCAG gctctgagcagctcctggtggaAGGACCTGGCCACAGAGCAGGATTTGGCTGAGGAAAG CATCCTGGGCGTAGGAGCACCAGAGGAGGGTGAACCAGGTATAAAGGTTttctccagcagtgcctgggctCAGAGGGGCTCACCCCAACTCCAGACAAGACCAGAAGAGGACGGTGACCACCTGTACCACGCCCAAGATGATGCCAGTGACCGTGTGCCATTCTGGATGCCGGCCCCAAAGGTGCAGAATGGCCCGGAGGAGGATCGTGACCACCTGTACCACCCCCAGGATGATGCCAGGGAGGCCGATGCCAGGGAGGCCAATGCCCGTGTGCCGTTCTGGATGCCGGCCCCAGAGGTGCAGAATGGCCCAGAGGAGGATCTTGACTACATCCACCACGGCTGA
- the MTG1 gene encoding mitochondrial ribosome-associated GTPase 1 isoform X1 — protein sequence MRVWAALRAAGTVPGGFRERFEFGGRDVASWFPRHMAKGLRQMRLALRRADCLVEVHDARIPLSGRNPALQEALGIRPHVLVLNKMDLADARRQPAVLEQLRQRGCSHVVFTDCQRDVNVKKVVPMVARLVADGPRYHRAESSEHNILVIGVPNVGKSSLINSLRRLHLKKGRATAVGGEPGVTKAVLSRIQVCEKPLMYLVDTPGVLPPRLADVETGMKLALCGAIRDHLVGEDVMADYLLYTLNKQQQFRECQHDDAQLPSCCLRVSAGLPSGTPGQGDTGLKPVTGQALPAAEWTGDTLVPHGAGGRLSRELWGAIEAALPPVLGKRPEAQAALWCRCCEARMACCARPGEPGAGRAGASGWHLEAARDLFPRQLAVPRGV from the exons CGGGAGCGCTTCGAGTTCGGCGGCCGTGATGTGGCCTCGTGGTTCCCGCGGCACATGGCGAAAG gcCTGCGGCAGATGCGCCTGGCGCTGCGCCGCGCCGACTGCCTCGTGGAGGTGCACGACGCTCGA ATTCCGCTGTCGGGCCGTAACCCCGCGCTGCAGGAGGCGCTGGGCATCCGCCCTCACGTCCTGGTGCTGAACAAGATGGATCTGGCTGATGCCCGCCGGCAGCCG GCGGTtttggagcagctgaggcagcgGGGATGCTCGCACGTAGTCTTCACTGACTGCCAGCGTGATGTCAATGTCAAGAAG gtTGTCCCCATGGTTGCCAGGCTGGTGGCTGATGGCCCACGGTACCACAGGGCCGAG AGCTCCGAGCACAACATCCTGGTGATCGGCGTGCCCAACGTGGGCAAGTCCTCGCTCATCAACTCCCTGCGGAGGCTGCATCTCAAGAAGG GCAGAGCCACCGCAGTGGGGGGCGAGCCAGGAGTCACCAAGGCAGTGCTGTCCAGGATCCAG GTGTGTGAGAAGCCCCTGATGTACCTGGTGGACACCCCTGGCGTGCTGCCCCCCAGGCTGGCAGATGTGGAGACGGGCATGAAGCTGGCGCTGTGTG GAGCCATCCGTGATCACCTGGTGGGGGAGGACGTCATGGCTGACTACCTCCTGTACACCCtgaacaagcagcagcagttcag GGAATGTCAACATGATGATGCTCAACTACCCAGCTGCTGCCTACGAGTTTCTGCGGGACTTCCGAGCGGGACGCCTGGGCAGGGTGACACTGGACTGAAACCTGTCACTGgccaggcactgcctgcagccgAGTGGACTGGGGACACCCTGGTGCCCCATGGAGCTGGAGGACGCCTCAGCAGGGAGCTATGGGGTGCGATTGAAGCGGCTCTACCCCCGGTTTTGGGCAAGAGGCCGgaggcacaggctgccctgTGGTGTCGCTGTTGTGAGGCTCGCATGGCGTGCTGTGCCCGCCCCGGAGAGCccggggcaggcagggctggtgccTCCGGCTGGCACCTGGAAGCCGCCAGGGATCTGTTTCCTCGGCAGCTAGCTGTTCCTCGCGGGGTTTAA
- the MTG1 gene encoding mitochondrial ribosome-associated GTPase 1 isoform X2: protein MRVWAALRAAGTVPGGFRERFEFGGRDVASWFPRHMAKGLRQMRLALRRADCLVEVHDARIPLSGRNPALQEALGIRPHVLVLNKMDLADARRQPAVLEQLRQRGCSHVVFTDCQRDVNVKKVVPMVARLVADGPRYHRAESSEHNILVIGVPNVGKSSLINSLRRLHLKKGRATAVGGEPGVTKAVLSRIQVCEKPLMYLVDTPGVLPPRLADVETGMKLALCGAIRDHLVGEDVMADYLLYTLNKQQQFRYVQRYGLGQPCDHIEPLLKHVALSQGRTQKVKVLTGTGNVNMMMLNYPAAAYEFLRDFRAGRLGRVTLD, encoded by the exons CGGGAGCGCTTCGAGTTCGGCGGCCGTGATGTGGCCTCGTGGTTCCCGCGGCACATGGCGAAAG gcCTGCGGCAGATGCGCCTGGCGCTGCGCCGCGCCGACTGCCTCGTGGAGGTGCACGACGCTCGA ATTCCGCTGTCGGGCCGTAACCCCGCGCTGCAGGAGGCGCTGGGCATCCGCCCTCACGTCCTGGTGCTGAACAAGATGGATCTGGCTGATGCCCGCCGGCAGCCG GCGGTtttggagcagctgaggcagcgGGGATGCTCGCACGTAGTCTTCACTGACTGCCAGCGTGATGTCAATGTCAAGAAG gtTGTCCCCATGGTTGCCAGGCTGGTGGCTGATGGCCCACGGTACCACAGGGCCGAG AGCTCCGAGCACAACATCCTGGTGATCGGCGTGCCCAACGTGGGCAAGTCCTCGCTCATCAACTCCCTGCGGAGGCTGCATCTCAAGAAGG GCAGAGCCACCGCAGTGGGGGGCGAGCCAGGAGTCACCAAGGCAGTGCTGTCCAGGATCCAG GTGTGTGAGAAGCCCCTGATGTACCTGGTGGACACCCCTGGCGTGCTGCCCCCCAGGCTGGCAGATGTGGAGACGGGCATGAAGCTGGCGCTGTGTG GAGCCATCCGTGATCACCTGGTGGGGGAGGACGTCATGGCTGACTACCTCCTGTACACCCtgaacaagcagcagcagttcag GTACGTGCAGCGCTACGGGCTGGGCCAGCCCTGCGACCACATCGAGCCCCTGCTCAAGCACGTGGCCCTCAGCCAGGGCCGCACGCAGAAGGTGAAGGTGCTCACAGGCACAG GGAATGTCAACATGATGATGCTCAACTACCCAGCTGCTGCCTACGAGTTTCTGCGGGACTTCCGAGCGGGACGCCTGGGCAGGGTGACACTGGACTGA
- the ECHS1 gene encoding enoyl-CoA hydratase, mitochondrial, with the protein MAASLRALLRPAAAAAALPRARLPPPLRAPRGARGCSAGAAFQYLLVQKTGAQKNVGLIQLNRPQALNALCEGLMAELRQALEAMESDPEVGAIVLTGSQKAFAAGADIKEMQNKTFQECYNSGFLAGWDKVSVVRKPIIAAVNGYALGGGCELAMMCDIIYAGEKAQFGQPEILLGTIPGAGGTQRLTRAVGKSLAMEMVLTGERISAKEAKEAGLVSKVYPVEKLLDAAVACAEKIASNSKLVAAMAKESVNAAFETTLTEGNRTEKRLFYATFATSDRKEGMTAFVEKRKANFTDS; encoded by the exons ATGGCCGCCTCGCTGCGAGCGCTCCtgcgccccgccgccgccgccgccgcgctgccccgagcgcgcctcccgccgccgctccgcgccccccGCGGCGCACGGGGCTGCAGCGCCG GGGCTGCATTCCAGTACCTGCTGGTACAGAAGACGGGGGCACAGAAGAACGTGGGGCTGATCCAGCTGAACCGGCCTCAGGCGCTCAATGCGCTCTGCGAGGGACTCATGGCAGAGCTGCGGCAGGCGCTGGAGGCCATGGAGAGCGACCCGGAGGTGGGAGCCATCGTCCTCACCGGCAGCCAGAAAGCCTTCGCAG CTGGCGCAGACATCAAGGAGATGCAGAATAAAACCTTCCAAGAGTGCTACAACAGTGGCTTCCTCGCCGGGTGGGACAAGGTCTCTGTTGTCCGCAAACCCATCATCGCCGCCGTCAATGGCTATGCC ctgggagGCGGGTGCGAGCTGGCCATGATGTGCGACATCATCTACGCCGGGGAGAAGGCGCAGTTTGGGCAACCTGAAATCTTGCTGGGAACCATCCCAG GCGCTGGCGGGACGCAGAGGCTGACCAGGGCAGTGGGGAAGTCGCTGGCAATGGAGATGGTGCTCACTGGGGAGCGGATTTCAGCAAAGGAGGCAAAGGAGGCAG GTCTGGTCAGCAAGGTCTACCCtgtggagaagctgctggacGCAGCCGTTGCCTGTGCTGAGAAGATCGCCAGCAACTCCAAGCTGGTGGCTGCCATGGCAAAGGAGTCAGTCAATGCTG CCTTCGAAACGACGCTGACAGAGGGGAACAGGACAGAGAAGCGCCTCTTTTATGCCACCTTTGCCACC AGTGACCGCAAGGAGGGGATGACAGCATTCGTGGAGAAGCGCAAGGCCAACTTCACCGACAGCTga
- the SPRN gene encoding shadow of prion protein: MRRSAAACWALVLLAATFCDTVAGKGGRGGARGAARGAARGAARSRPRAAVPRYGSAGAALRVAGAAAAGAAAGVAAGAALRRARLSGELQAGDGVEYRDGNWTAAASAWTSAAPAGTPPSRALPWLCPLAALLRR, from the coding sequence ATgcggcggagcgcggcggcgTGCTGGgcgctggtgctgctggccgCCACCTTCTGCGACACGGTGGCCGGCAAGGGTGGGCGCGGCGGCGCCCGCGGGGCGGcccgcggcgcggcgcggggggcggcccGCAGCCGGCCGAGGGCGGCCGTGCCCCGGTACGGCTCTGCCGGGGCGGCCCTGCGCgtggcgggggcggcggcggcgggagcggcggccggcgtggcggcgggggcggccctGCGCCGGGCCCGGCTGTCCGGAGAGCTGCAAGCGGGAGACGGCGTCGAGTACCGCGACGGCAACTGGACGGCGGCCGCCAGCGCCTGGACCTCCGCCGCGCCGGCCGGGACCCCGCCGAGCCGGGcgctgccctggctctgcccgCTGGCCGCCCTCCTCCGCCGCTGA